A region of Candidatus Methylacidiphilales bacterium DNA encodes the following proteins:
- a CDS encoding MBG domain-containing protein: protein MNCPELMCRLILAIGCGHFAVLPLVLHASTPQFSLPLGINPDQSITYYPYPNGDRIPDFSTVGFQYGNTPVPGEPGGYDVPVLVTLQPGTGDQTDRIQAAIDFIATRPLVNGFRGAVLLKAGRWEIHSVNRIRVTASGVVIRGEGDHPLTGTRLYAVGTTNENQSGNTRNSRLIAFDGGGITAGTTRTLVDNVYIPGGTNVIPISGHPFTVGQRVQVRWPGSIAWQKASYYNTAATVDKDPAITFNRIVTAVTPNSITLDAPITSPLDPAWGRGYVVPVTAFSYITNVGVSDIYFESTYASDTDENHVWNALDFTEVEDGFVNGCTARHFAYSIAYVNTSTRKITINRSQCHDGISILQGGRRYSFVLTGEMGLVSNNIGRNGRHTFIINWPAAPGPNVFVDGVSSRSFNESGSHAEWNNGGLWDNISELSATVGLQVKLERPSAFCVAWNVVTNTLTFENMPLSPNWSFGTTAVNGGPAAWRNSGGVPAGLLGKAEAWYNGTRMPVRSLYANQLETRLRAARNPHTHQANLPVRINLPPTIRTPAQLVVLSGAAWSYQLPVSNVVAAITTPNYSATGLPAGLSINATTGLISGTLPTVTTETSYNLTLSARNQDGTTTKPMTLTVRPAGAPKIPLTMALEVDMQRTTPLLISGVRSEVTSPIPVPMVPASRLLAPMIVRKSYTSDINGTAYTLADIPVPVRGVLPIEGLTSSITITYNGSTTLPTLPGYYDIVATLDDPIYEASTTGRLLITTGTAVTVTLANTSAPTASAPVTATSTQSSITPVITYDGSPTFPASPGQYTAKAIVANADFFGTRAALISVQRPAATLTIGNSSLPYTGAVGSPVVTTNPPGLATRVSIVGQGVFPGTYPITAWINDPNYSHTPVAGNMTITGLVISTPDNLTISGSPSGALVNFEVSAGDGFTATTTAYANPPSGSLFPVGSTTVNVTANNGSTTANASFTVTVFPGPGNLQQINPSAGVAPGTVEILAADSIRIVGAGGATSGGVTADLWTGTNDSNTYLSMPWQGDGVFTARLVSFSSTDASAKAGIIFRETTSAGSRYSTIHMLRSGSVNFQHKTATNGSATGTNFFSGSASSTSGFPEWLRMTRQGGTFTLAFSDNGTTWTTLSTQANTMNGSTLSVGFVVAPRTGNTTATAVFDNIRFFSPLQSWRQQYFGASVATGAGADNADPDRDGADNLVEYATGNHPTQGGVVLSSSLGVSADRLRALFSIISDPSLVYRIEATDNLVSGPWQTVSEFRGGEIPAGPVEVQDFLTVSEAARRFMRLIVTHSPLAN from the coding sequence ATGAATTGCCCGGAATTGATGTGTCGTCTGATTCTTGCCATCGGCTGCGGCCATTTTGCGGTCCTGCCCCTGGTCCTGCACGCTTCCACCCCGCAATTCAGCCTCCCGTTGGGCATCAACCCGGATCAATCCATCACCTATTATCCCTACCCCAACGGTGACCGCATTCCCGATTTTTCGACCGTGGGTTTCCAATACGGCAACACCCCCGTCCCCGGCGAGCCCGGTGGCTACGATGTGCCCGTGCTCGTAACCCTGCAGCCCGGCACGGGCGACCAGACGGACCGCATCCAGGCCGCCATTGACTTCATCGCCACACGCCCTTTGGTGAACGGCTTCCGTGGCGCCGTGCTTCTCAAGGCTGGACGTTGGGAAATTCATTCCGTCAACCGAATCCGTGTCACCGCCTCCGGCGTCGTCATCCGCGGTGAGGGGGACCACCCGCTCACCGGCACCCGTCTTTATGCGGTCGGCACAACGAATGAGAACCAAAGTGGCAACACCCGCAATTCAAGGCTCATCGCCTTCGACGGAGGCGGCATCACCGCAGGAACCACCCGAACGCTGGTGGACAATGTTTACATTCCGGGCGGGACGAATGTGATCCCCATCTCCGGCCATCCGTTCACCGTCGGCCAGCGTGTCCAGGTTCGCTGGCCCGGTTCGATCGCGTGGCAAAAGGCGAGCTACTACAACACGGCGGCCACCGTGGACAAGGATCCTGCCATCACGTTCAATCGCATTGTCACCGCCGTCACCCCCAACTCCATCACCCTCGACGCGCCCATCACCTCGCCACTCGACCCGGCATGGGGCCGCGGTTACGTCGTGCCGGTCACCGCCTTCAGCTACATCACCAACGTCGGTGTCTCCGATATCTACTTCGAGAGCACCTATGCATCGGACACCGATGAGAACCACGTCTGGAACGCGCTCGATTTCACCGAGGTCGAGGACGGCTTCGTGAACGGGTGCACCGCCCGCCACTTTGCCTACTCCATCGCCTACGTGAACACCTCGACACGTAAGATCACCATCAACCGCTCCCAGTGCCACGATGGCATTTCCATCCTGCAGGGTGGCCGCCGATACAGCTTCGTCCTCACCGGTGAAATGGGTCTCGTCAGCAACAATATCGGACGCAACGGTCGTCACACGTTCATCATCAACTGGCCCGCCGCTCCGGGGCCCAATGTCTTTGTTGACGGCGTCTCCAGCCGCTCTTTCAACGAATCCGGCTCACATGCCGAATGGAACAACGGTGGGCTCTGGGACAATATTTCCGAGTTGAGCGCCACCGTCGGGCTCCAGGTGAAGCTCGAGCGACCTTCCGCCTTCTGCGTCGCATGGAATGTCGTCACCAACACCCTCACGTTTGAGAACATGCCGCTCTCGCCGAACTGGTCGTTCGGCACCACCGCCGTCAATGGCGGCCCCGCCGCGTGGCGCAACTCCGGTGGTGTCCCTGCCGGCCTGCTGGGCAAGGCCGAGGCTTGGTACAATGGAACTCGCATGCCGGTCCGTTCGCTTTATGCCAACCAGCTCGAAACCCGCCTGCGTGCGGCCAGGAATCCGCACACCCATCAGGCGAATCTGCCTGTTCGTATCAACCTGCCGCCTACCATCCGCACGCCCGCCCAACTCGTCGTTCTCTCGGGTGCCGCGTGGTCCTATCAGTTGCCCGTGTCGAATGTTGTCGCCGCCATCACGACCCCCAACTACTCGGCAACCGGCCTGCCCGCAGGGCTCTCGATCAATGCCACCACCGGCCTGATCTCAGGCACCCTTCCCACCGTCACCACCGAGACCAGTTACAACCTCACGCTCTCGGCCCGCAATCAGGATGGCACCACAACCAAACCGATGACGCTCACGGTCCGTCCAGCCGGGGCCCCTAAAATCCCCCTCACCATGGCCCTCGAGGTCGACATGCAGCGCACCACACCCCTGCTGATCAGCGGTGTCCGCTCGGAGGTCACGTCGCCGATTCCGGTTCCCATGGTCCCCGCCTCCCGTCTGCTCGCTCCAATGATTGTGAGGAAATCCTACACGTCCGACATCAACGGCACTGCCTACACACTGGCCGACATTCCCGTCCCGGTCCGTGGTGTGCTCCCCATTGAAGGCCTAACATCATCCATCACCATCACCTACAACGGTTCCACCACGCTGCCAACGCTCCCGGGATACTACGACATCGTGGCCACCCTCGACGATCCAATCTACGAGGCGAGCACCACCGGACGACTCCTCATCACCACGGGCACGGCTGTCACGGTCACGCTTGCCAACACATCGGCCCCTACTGCCTCCGCCCCTGTTACAGCGACTTCCACCCAGTCTTCGATCACCCCGGTCATCACCTACGACGGGTCACCGACTTTTCCTGCGAGCCCCGGCCAATACACCGCCAAAGCCATCGTGGCCAACGCGGACTTTTTTGGAACACGCGCCGCGCTCATCAGCGTTCAGCGCCCGGCCGCCACGCTCACCATCGGTAATTCCTCCCTTCCTTACACGGGCGCTGTGGGTTCGCCGGTCGTCACGACCAATCCCCCCGGCCTCGCCACCCGGGTTTCGATCGTTGGCCAGGGAGTCTTCCCCGGCACCTATCCCATCACGGCGTGGATCAACGATCCCAATTACAGCCATACACCGGTCGCGGGCAACATGACCATCACGGGCCTCGTCATTTCCACACCGGACAATCTGACCATCAGCGGCAGTCCAAGTGGGGCGTTGGTCAACTTTGAGGTGAGCGCGGGCGATGGCTTCACGGCCACCACCACGGCATACGCCAATCCTCCTTCCGGTTCACTCTTCCCCGTGGGCTCCACCACGGTCAACGTTACTGCCAACAATGGAAGCACCACGGCCAATGCATCTTTCACAGTGACCGTTTTCCCGGGTCCGGGGAATCTCCAACAGATCAATCCCTCAGCCGGTGTCGCCCCCGGGACAGTGGAGATTTTGGCGGCCGACTCCATCCGTATTGTCGGTGCGGGGGGCGCCACCAGTGGTGGAGTCACCGCCGATCTTTGGACCGGCACAAACGACTCCAACACCTACCTTTCCATGCCTTGGCAGGGAGACGGGGTGTTCACGGCGCGGCTTGTCTCGTTCTCTTCGACGGACGCTTCTGCCAAGGCCGGAATCATCTTCCGGGAAACCACCAGCGCCGGCTCCCGCTACAGCACCATCCACATGCTCAGAAGCGGATCCGTGAATTTTCAGCACAAGACCGCCACCAATGGTTCCGCCACCGGCACCAACTTTTTCAGCGGCTCTGCCAGCAGCACAAGCGGTTTTCCTGAGTGGCTACGAATGACCCGCCAGGGCGGCACCTTCACACTGGCATTCTCCGACAATGGGACCACGTGGACCACACTATCCACCCAGGCCAACACCATGAACGGATCAACCCTGAGTGTCGGCTTTGTCGTCGCCCCCCGCACCGGCAACACAACCGCCACGGCAGTCTTCGACAATATCCGTTTCTTTTCCCCTCTGCAGTCCTGGCGACAGCAATACTTCGGCGCCAGCGTTGCCACTGGCGCGGGGGCCGACAATGCCGACCCGGATCGTGACGGTGCGGACAATTTGGTGGAGTATGCCACGGGCAATCATCCCACGCAGGGGGGAGTGGTTTTGTCATCATCGCTGGGAGTGTCCGCAGACCGCCTCCGCGCACTTTTCAGTATCATCTCCGATCCCTCCCTGGTCTACCGGATTGAGGCCACCGATAACTTGGTGTCCGGTCCTTGGCAGACTGTTTCCGAGTTCCGTGGCGGAGAAATCCCCGCCGGTCCGGTCGAAGTTCAGGATTTTTTGACCGTCTCCGAAGCCGCCCGACGCTTCATGCGTTTGATTGTCACCCATTCCCCACTCGCCAACTAA